ACGAGGACCACGGCAGCATCCGCGCCACCTCACCGAGCACCCCGGGGAACAGATTCAGCGGCAGCAGCATCCCCGAGAAGAACAGCCCGGCCAGCCAGATGATCTGTGAGGCGCCCGTACCGTCCATCAGCCAGAACGCCGACAGCGCCACCAGATAGCGCACGGCGAAGCTCACCACGACACCGAGCAGCACGGAGACCAGGAAGGCCGGCCAGGTCCAGAACGAGGCGGGCAGCGCCAGATCGAACGCCAGGGCACCCAGCACCATCGGCGCGATCCCGCGCCCCAGCAGATGGAACGCCGCCCGGCCCAGGTCACCCGCCAGCCACCACAGCTGGAGGTCCGCGGGCCGGTACAGATCGACCGCGATGTCGCCGGTACGGATGCGCTCCATCAGCTCGTTCTCGAAGCCGGCGCCCATCATGGCGCAGGTCATCAGCAGCGCCTGGCCCAGCCATACGTACGTCAGCGCCTGGGACATGTCGTACCCGCCGAGCTGCGGACGCTCGTCCCAGAGGGCGATGTAGGTGTACGCCATGACGAAACCGAAGACGGTGTTGGTGAAGACCCCCGCCGCCGTCGCGACCCGGTAGGTGGCATACCGCCGGAACCCGCCCGCCGCCACCACTGCGTACAGCCGCACCTCGACCCCTCCCCCAGGCTCGGCGCCGGGCTGACGGCACCAAAGCGCACGACCCTAGCCCAGGCGGGACAGCCGTCGCGAGCGGTTATCACCGACCTGACCGGTTATCACCGCCGCGACCGGTCACGCAAGGAGAATCCAGTAGTTATCGCGCCAAAAAGTGCACTATGGGACGACTGACCGAGGCCGAGGAGTCCCTACCGACATGAGCGACGAGCAGCACTGGGCCCCGCGCGACCCCGACGGGCGGCCACTCCCCGCCGGCTCACCCGGCGCCAAAGCGACGAAGGGGAGCAAGAAGCGCCCCCGGCGCACCGGTTGGCGCCGCGTCGTCCCCACCTGGCGCACGGTCCTCGGCACAACCCTCGGCATCGCGCTCCTCCTCGTCGGCGGCTTCATCGCCGGATACGAGCTCGTCGACATCCCGCCCGCCAACGCCAGCGCCACCGCGCAGTCCAACACCTACCTCTACAAGGACGGCACGGTCATCGCCCGCGACGGCGAGGTCAACCGGGAGAACATCCGGCTCGGCCAGGTCCCCCTCACCGTCCAGCACGCCGTCCTCGCGGCCGAGGACCGCGACTTCTACTCCGAGCGCGCCGTCGACATCAAGGCCATGGTCCGCGCCGCCTGGAACACCCTCACCGGCAAGGGCAGACAGGGCGGCTCGACCATCACCCAGCAGTACGTCAAGAACTACTACCTCGGCCAGGAACAGACCGTCGTCCGCAAGGCCAAGGAGTTCTTCATCGCGGTCAAACTCAACCGCGAGGAGAGCAAGGACCAGATCTTCGAGGGCTACCTGAACACCAGTTACTTCGGCCGCAACGCCTACGGAATCCAGGCGGCCTCGCAGGCGTACTACAGCAAGGACGCCGAGGCGCTCACCACCGCCGAAGGCGCGTACCTCGCCTCCCTCCTCAACGCCCCCAGCGCGTACGACGTCGTCACCCACCCCGAGAACAAGGCCGACGCCCTCGCCCGCTGGAACTACGTACTGGACGGCATGGTGAAGGAGGACTGGCTCACCGCCGCCGAGCGCGCCACCACCCGATTCCCCGTCCCCGGCCAGGCCAAGCCCGCCACCGGCCTCTCCGGACAGCGCGGCTACCTCGTCCAGGCCGCCGAGGACTACCTCACCGGCAACAGGATCATCGACGAGAACACCCTCGCCGCCGGCGGCTACCGCATCACCACCACCCTGGAGAAGGAGAAGCAGGACGCCTTCGTCGAGGCGGTCGAGAACAACGTCATGTCCAAGACCAGCGACGACCGGAAGATCGACCGCAACGTCCGCGTCGGCGGCGCCTCCATCGACCCGGACACCGGCAAGGTCGTCGCGATGTACGGGGGCATCGACTACACCAAGCAGTACGTCAACAACGCGACCCGCCGCGACTACCAGGTCGGTTCCACCTTCAAGCCCTTCGTCTTCACCTCCGCCGTCGCCAACGACTCCACCACCCAGGACGGCCGCACCATCACGCCCAACACCGTGTACGACGGCACCAACAAGCGGATGGTCGAGGGCCCCGACGGACCCACCGGATACGCCCCCGCCAACGAGGACGACGTCGACTACGGCCCCGTCACCGTCCGCACCGCCACCGACCGGTCCGTCAACGCCGTCTACGCCCAGATGGCCGAGGACGTCGGGCCCGGCAAGGTCGAGGACACCGCCATCGGCCTCGGCATCCCCGAGAACACCCCCGACCTCACCGCATCGCCTTCCATCGCGCTCGGCCCCGCGACCGCCAGCGTCCTCGACATGACCGAGGCGTACGCCACCCTCGCCAACCACGGCAGGCACGGCACCTACACCCTCATCGCGAAGGTCACCAAGGACGGCGAGAGCGTCTCGCTCCCGGTCAGGGACACCGAACAGGCCGTCAGCCGCACGGCCGCCGACACCACGACCTCGATCCTCCAGACCGTCGTCGAGGAAGGCACCGGAACCGCCGCCCAGGCCGCGAACCGTCCCGCCGCGGGCAAGACCGGCACCGCCGAGAAGGACAAGGCCGCCTGGTTCGCCGGCTACACCCCCGACCTCGCGACCGTCGTCGCCGTCATGGGCCAGGACCCCGACACCGGCGCACAGACACCCCTGTACGGAGCACTCGGCCTGCCCCGGATGAACGGCGGCGGACCGCCCGCGGCCACCTGGGCCGACTACACCGCCGCCGCCCTCGCCAGCTCCGAGCCGGAGGAATTCGACCTCGAACTCCAGGACGGCGCCGACGAGCCCGCCCCGCCCACCGAGGAAGAACCCGAACCCCAAGAGACCGAGGAGCAGGAAGAGGACACCCCCGGGGAAACCCCCTCCGGGACCCCGACCGCGTCCCCCGCCGCGACCCCGTCCCGGAGCAGCGCCGCCCCCACCCCCTCGCCCACCCAGGACGGGACCGGCGGCGGCACGACCACCGGAGGCACCGACGGCGGGACCGGCACCGGCGGCACCGGAGAAACGGAAGAAGCCCCCGGGAACACCGGAGGCTTCTTCGAAGGCGCCCGCGGCGCCCGCCCACAGGATCAGTAGCCCGCAGGGTCAGTGGCCCGAGGTCGCCTTCAGACCCACCACGGCCACCAGCAGCAGACACACGAAGAAGATCCGCGCCGCGGTGGCGGGCTCACCCAGCACCACCATGCCGAGCACCGCGGCACCTGCCGCACCGATACCGACCCACACGCCGTACGCCGTACCGATCGGCAGCGTCTTCGCCGCATGGGACAGCAACACCATGCTGGCGACGATCCCGAGGCCGGTGAACACGCTCGGCCACAGCCGGGTGAACCCCTCGGTGTACTTCATTCCGATCGACCAGCCCACTTCCAGCAGACCGGCGACAATCAGCAGAACCCAGGCCATGACGGCACCTCCGACGAGAAAAACGCGGACAACACGGTGCGTCGTCTTTGCAAGGCCCGGTACGGCGCGTCTCGTCGGGGTCCCCCCTACCGTAGCAAATAACGACAAAGAGCCTGGTGACACCGGTCACCAGGCTCCATCGAGACCACCGCGCACCACGGAAACGCACCACGGAAACGGGCGGACTGCGGGCTACAGATACAGCCCCGTCGAGTCCACCGAACCCTCGAACCGGTCCGCGGCCACCGCGTGCAGATCCCGCTCCCGCATCAGTACGTACGCCACGCCCCGCACCTCGACCTCGGCACGGTCCTCGGGGTCGTACAGCACCCGGTCCCCCGGCTCCACCGTCCGCACGTTCTGGCCGACCGCCACCACCGCGGCCCACGCCAGCCGACGGCCGACCGCGGCCGTCGCCGGAATCAGAATGCCGCCGCCCGAGCGCCGCTCGCCCTCGGGCGAATCGGACCGGACCAGCACGCGGTCGTGCAGCATGCGGATGGGCAGCTTGTCGTCGTGGGTGTTGTCGCTCACGAGCCGAAACCTACCTGCTCGGACCCCCGCCGCACGCCCCCGGGGGTCGGCGCCGTCACTTCTTCCGACGCGTCGACACCGCGAGCAGACCCACCACACCGACGACCAGCAGCGCAGCCGGAATCACTCGCTCCAGACGCGGCGCGCCGTCCTCCGACACGAACTTGGCCCTCACGTCCGACACCGAACGGTTCACCGCGACGAACGCACGCCCGGCCGTCCGGTCCACGGTCCCGGCCACCTTGGCCTTCGCGTCTCCGATGATCGTCTTCGGGTGCACCCGCACCCCGATCTCATCGAGCACCACGGCGAGCTGCTCGCGCCTGGTGATGATGTCCGCCTCGATCTGCGCAGGGGTCCTGGCATCCGACACTGCGCCGCCTCCGTGGTCGTCGTCCGGTAAACCTTCATCGACAGTCTGTCAGCTCGACCGCCCGGACACCCGTCGGCACCCCTATTACGCTCGGTGCCAAACACCGTATGTGCCACCTGAGGAGAACCATGAGCGAGCGACTCCAGCCCGGCGAGACCGCCCCGGCCTTCACCCTTCCCGACGCCGACGGCAACCAGATCTCGCTCGCGGACCATAAGGGACGCAAGGTCATCGTCTACTTCTACCCGACCGCCCTCACCCCCGGCTGCACCAAGCAGGCGTGCGACTTCACCGACAACCTGGATCTCCTGGCCGCGGCCGGATACGACGTCATCGGCGTATCCCCCGACAAGCCGGAGAAGCTCGCCAAGTTCCGCGAGCAGGAGAACCTCAAGGTCACGCTGGTCTCCGACCCGTCCAAGGAGACCCTGGAGGCGTACGGCGCCTTCGGCGAGAAGAAGCTCTACGGCAAAGTGGTGACGGGCGTCATCCGGTCGACGATCGTGGTCGACGAGGACGGCAAGGTCGAGCACGCCTTCTACAACGTGAAGGCCACCGGCCACGTAGCCAAGATCATCAGGGATCTGGGCATCTGACGAGCCCACGCCGCCGGTCCCGCCCGGCCGCGGACCTGTGACCCACGTCC
The Streptomyces sp. NBC_00234 DNA segment above includes these coding regions:
- the bcp gene encoding thioredoxin-dependent thiol peroxidase: MSERLQPGETAPAFTLPDADGNQISLADHKGRKVIVYFYPTALTPGCTKQACDFTDNLDLLAAAGYDVIGVSPDKPEKLAKFREQENLKVTLVSDPSKETLEAYGAFGEKKLYGKVVTGVIRSTIVVDEDGKVEHAFYNVKATGHVAKIIRDLGI
- a CDS encoding transglycosylase domain-containing protein, with amino-acid sequence MSDEQHWAPRDPDGRPLPAGSPGAKATKGSKKRPRRTGWRRVVPTWRTVLGTTLGIALLLVGGFIAGYELVDIPPANASATAQSNTYLYKDGTVIARDGEVNRENIRLGQVPLTVQHAVLAAEDRDFYSERAVDIKAMVRAAWNTLTGKGRQGGSTITQQYVKNYYLGQEQTVVRKAKEFFIAVKLNREESKDQIFEGYLNTSYFGRNAYGIQAASQAYYSKDAEALTTAEGAYLASLLNAPSAYDVVTHPENKADALARWNYVLDGMVKEDWLTAAERATTRFPVPGQAKPATGLSGQRGYLVQAAEDYLTGNRIIDENTLAAGGYRITTTLEKEKQDAFVEAVENNVMSKTSDDRKIDRNVRVGGASIDPDTGKVVAMYGGIDYTKQYVNNATRRDYQVGSTFKPFVFTSAVANDSTTQDGRTITPNTVYDGTNKRMVEGPDGPTGYAPANEDDVDYGPVTVRTATDRSVNAVYAQMAEDVGPGKVEDTAIGLGIPENTPDLTASPSIALGPATASVLDMTEAYATLANHGRHGTYTLIAKVTKDGESVSLPVRDTEQAVSRTAADTTTSILQTVVEEGTGTAAQAANRPAAGKTGTAEKDKAAWFAGYTPDLATVVAVMGQDPDTGAQTPLYGALGLPRMNGGGPPAATWADYTAAALASSEPEEFDLELQDGADEPAPPTEEEPEPQETEEQEEDTPGETPSGTPTASPAATPSRSSAAPTPSPTQDGTGGGTTTGGTDGGTGTGGTGETEEAPGNTGGFFEGARGARPQDQ
- a CDS encoding ABC transporter permease translates to MRLYAVVAAGGFRRYATYRVATAAGVFTNTVFGFVMAYTYIALWDERPQLGGYDMSQALTYVWLGQALLMTCAMMGAGFENELMERIRTGDIAVDLYRPADLQLWWLAGDLGRAAFHLLGRGIAPMVLGALAFDLALPASFWTWPAFLVSVLLGVVVSFAVRYLVALSAFWLMDGTGASQIIWLAGLFFSGMLLPLNLFPGVLGEVARMLPWSSLLQVPADVFLGKRTGWGLVEAYAFQAGWALVLLVAGRLVQGLATRRVVIQGG
- a CDS encoding DUF3618 domain-containing protein is translated as MSDARTPAQIEADIITRREQLAVVLDEIGVRVHPKTIIGDAKAKVAGTVDRTAGRAFVAVNRSVSDVRAKFVSEDGAPRLERVIPAALLVVGVVGLLAVSTRRKK
- a CDS encoding DMT family transporter, with translation MAWVLLIVAGLLEVGWSIGMKYTEGFTRLWPSVFTGLGIVASMVLLSHAAKTLPIGTAYGVWVGIGAAGAAVLGMVVLGEPATAARIFFVCLLLVAVVGLKATSGH
- a CDS encoding GroES family chaperonin encodes the protein MSDNTHDDKLPIRMLHDRVLVRSDSPEGERRSGGGILIPATAAVGRRLAWAAVVAVGQNVRTVEPGDRVLYDPEDRAEVEVRGVAYVLMRERDLHAVAADRFEGSVDSTGLYL